In Camelus dromedarius isolate mCamDro1 chromosome 28, mCamDro1.pat, whole genome shotgun sequence, a genomic segment contains:
- the LOC105103855 gene encoding uncharacterized protein LOC105103855 isoform X2, with translation MWNCAEGGKEAYLRSQSIQCPQGLSLSPHLTGSGTDRSLLGSQPPSMGSRLRTPPSLLGITPHSLISFLVATRTTTSVYVKHKTLTGGVLNGGRATELTEGGLRRPPGAPEFRRVKEQEAAWLSLCMKSQARIPALGQQYNDCEQILSTTSCQRVQDPRGSIQQVPLKSGAQVQTALGQRGRVTCGPALVGVSCALHPPNTAPEGFCQDTRATQETWDGQLATSVSQLEKPSIWPQTKSLSHGRSEVREQEAAVQAKTGHVTGSGGRCEVSPPGSAPVTPSLPIADLGTGAEAARGCNGRP, from the exons ATGTGGAACTGCGCAGAGGGAGGTAAAGAGGCTTATTTAAGGTCACAAAGCATCCAGTGTCCCCAGGGGCTCAGTCTGAGCCCCCACCTCACAG GGAGCGGAACGGACAGATCTCTTCTGGGAAGCCAGCCTCCCTCGATGGGCAGCCGTCTCAGAACCCCCCCTTCTCTCCTGGGGATCACACCCCACAGCCTGATCAGTTTTCTGGTTGCAACCAGAACCACCACTTCTGTCTACGTCAAGCACAAGACGCTCACTGGTGGGGTACTGAATGGGGGGAGGGCCACAGAACTGACTGAGGGAGGACTCAGAAGGCCACCAGGAGCTCCGGAATTCCGGAGGGTCAAGGAGCAGGAAGCAGCATGGCTCTCTCTTTGCATGAAAAGTCAGGCCAGGATTCCAGCACTTGGACAACAATACAATGACTGTGAACAGATTCTAAGTACCACTTCCTGTCAACGAGTCCAGGATCCACGTGGGAGCATCCAGCAGGTCCCGCTGAAGTCTGGTGCCCAAGTTCAGACCGCACTGGGGCAGAGGGGGAGAGTTACCTGTGGTCCAGCCTTGGTCGGGGTCAGCTGTGCACTGCATCCCCCTAACACAGCACCTGAGGGATTCTGCCAAGACACAAGGG CCACTCAAGAAACCTGGGATGGCCAGCTGGCAACTTCTGTTTCCCAACTGGAGAAACCATCGATTTGGCCGCAGACAAAATCCTTAAGCCACGGGCGTTCAGAGGTTCGGGAACAGGAAGCAGCAGTGCAAGCAAAAACAGGCCACGTGACTGGCTCTGGGGGGCGATGTGAGGTGTCGCCGCCAGGCTCAGCCCCGGTCACTCCATCGCTGCCCATCGCTGACCTCGGTACTGGCGCCGAGGCGGCCCGCGGATGTAACGGAAGGCCCTGA
- the LOC105103855 gene encoding uncharacterized protein LOC105103855 isoform X1 produces the protein MWNCAEGGKEAYLRSQSIQCPQGLSLSPHLTGSGTDRSLLGSQPPSMGSRLRTPPSLLGITPHSLISFLVATRTTTSVYVKHKTLTGGVLNGGRATELTEGGLRRPPGAPEFRRVKEQEAAWLSLCMKSQARIPALGQQYNDCEQILSTTSCQRVQDPRGSIQQVPLKSGAQVQTALGQRGRVTCGPALVGVSCALHPPNTAPEGFCQDTRGNSPKPQRSPSASRPSSPPVCLHPRVPPVCRPAVLKSAYYVVISCQQAVYTTAWERRGRGGNENHSRNLGWPAGNFCFPTGETIDLAADKILKPRAFRGSGTGSSSASKNRPRDWLWGAM, from the exons ATGTGGAACTGCGCAGAGGGAGGTAAAGAGGCTTATTTAAGGTCACAAAGCATCCAGTGTCCCCAGGGGCTCAGTCTGAGCCCCCACCTCACAG GGAGCGGAACGGACAGATCTCTTCTGGGAAGCCAGCCTCCCTCGATGGGCAGCCGTCTCAGAACCCCCCCTTCTCTCCTGGGGATCACACCCCACAGCCTGATCAGTTTTCTGGTTGCAACCAGAACCACCACTTCTGTCTACGTCAAGCACAAGACGCTCACTGGTGGGGTACTGAATGGGGGGAGGGCCACAGAACTGACTGAGGGAGGACTCAGAAGGCCACCAGGAGCTCCGGAATTCCGGAGGGTCAAGGAGCAGGAAGCAGCATGGCTCTCTCTTTGCATGAAAAGTCAGGCCAGGATTCCAGCACTTGGACAACAATACAATGACTGTGAACAGATTCTAAGTACCACTTCCTGTCAACGAGTCCAGGATCCACGTGGGAGCATCCAGCAGGTCCCGCTGAAGTCTGGTGCCCAAGTTCAGACCGCACTGGGGCAGAGGGGGAGAGTTACCTGTGGTCCAGCCTTGGTCGGGGTCAGCTGTGCACTGCATCCCCCTAACACAGCACCTGAGGGATTCTGCCAAGACACAAGGG GCAACAGCCCAAAGCCTCAACGGTCACCCTCTGCGTCCCGTCCGTCCTCACCGCCAGTGTGTCTCCACCCTCGAGTCCCACCCGTGTGCCGTCCCGCTGTTCTGAAGTCTGCTTACTACGTGGTGATCAGCTGCCAACAAGCTGTGTACACAACAGcgtgggagagaagagggaggggtggAAACGAGAA CCACTCAAGAAACCTGGGATGGCCAGCTGGCAACTTCTGTTTCCCAACTGGAGAAACCATCGATTTGGCCGCAGACAAAATCCTTAAGCCACGGGCGTTCAGAGGTTCGGGAACAGGAAGCAGCAGTGCAAGCAAAAACAGGCCACGTGACTGGCTCTGGGGGGCGATGTGA